The Candidatus Nanopelagicales bacterium DNA window GATTCGGTGTCCGCTGGATTGTCGCGCGCGCAGTGCCTGATCCACATGGTGATCCACCCGGTAGTGACCGCGACCCGGGACAGCGACGGACTGTTGCTGCGGGTCGAGGCGTCCAACGGCAGGCCAGTGCTGGATCAGCCAGACGCTGGGATCGAGTCGTGGATCCATTTCGACATCGATCGTGAGTCCGACCCCAAGGAACTCGAGCAGCTCAGGGCCCACTTGCTGAGCGTGCTGCGAGATGTCCGCGTGGCTGTGGAGGACTGGCCTGACATGAAGATGGTCGCTGAGACGATCACCGAGAATCTCACCACGCGGCCAGTCCCGGGGTTGGACGCTGGGCTCCAGTCCGAGAACGTGGAGTTCTTGCGCTGGCTCATGCGTGAGCACTTCACTTTCCTGGGGTACCGCGAGTATGACTTGGTTGCCAGCCGCGAGGGTCTAGGCATCCGCGCCCATCCCGGCACTGGACTGGGCATCTTGCGCGACAGCGAGCGGGGCAAGGGCGCGTTCAGGTTGCTGCCAGAGGAGCTTCAGCGACGGGCACTTGGCCTGGGACCCCTGATCCTGACCAAGGCCAACAGCCGCTCGACCGTCCACCGGTCCGCGTATCTGGACTACGTGGGTGTGATGCGTTATGACGAAGCCGGCGAGGTGATCGGCGAGCACAGGTTCCTTGGCCTCTACACAGCCGCGGCCTACAACCAGTCGATCCGGCGTATCCCGGTGCTTCGGGAGAAACTGCGCCAAGTCCTGGCTAACAGCGGTTTCACCAGGGAGTCCCACACCGGCAAGGACTTGATGCAGTTCCTTGAGACATACCCAAGGGACGAGTTGTTCCAGGCTGACGCGGACGAGTTGCTGAGGACCGCGATGGCTGTTCTCCGCATGCAGGAACGCCATCAGACCAGAGTCTTCGTGCGGCGCGATCCTTACGGCCGGTTCGCGTCATGCCTGGTGTACTTGCCCCGCGACAGGTACACCACGACGGTGCGTCTGCGCATGGAGTCGATTCTTCGGACAGCGTTCAACGCCGAGTCAGTGGACTACCGGACCCGCCTCAGCGAGAGTGTCCTGGCCAGGCTGCACTTCGTTGCCCGGGTCCGACCCGGCGACACGCTGCCCGATCCTGACGTTGAGGAGCTCCAGCAGGATCTCGCGGCGGCCGCGCGGCTTTGGGATGACGAGTTCGCGGACGCGGTGTTGGAGGGTGTCGGCGAGGAGGAGTCCACACGCCTCGCCCGCAAGTTCTTGCCCGCGATCCCTGAGGCATACAAGGAAGCTTTCCCGGCACGGACTGCGGCAGCCGATATCCGTCACTTGGACACGCTCGAAGAGGGTGCCACGGAGCTCAACCTCTACAGGCCCTACGGAAGTCCGATCCGCCAGCGGCGGCTCAAGATCTACCGCTCGGGAGAGGCCGTGTCGCTGTCCCGGATACTGCCGGTTCTCAGAGACATGGGCGTTGACGTCACAGATGAGCGGCCTTTCCGGCTAGTGGATGACCAGGGACGGGCGTTTCGGATCTATGACCTTGGGCTGGTCTTCGACACCGACGACGTTCCCAAGTCGGATTCGATCAAGGAGCGCTTTGAGGAAGCGTTCGTGCAGACCTGGCGAGGCCGCGCGGAAGTGGATGGTCTGAACGCTCTGGTCGTGGCCGCCGGGCTGACCTGGCGCGAAGTCGCGCTTGTGCGGGCGCTCACTAGGTACGCCAGGCAGGCTCCACTGCCATTCAGCCGCGAGTACGTCGAGCGGGTGCTGCTGGGACACATCGACATCGTTCGCAAACTTGTGAAGTTGTTCCACGCCAGGTTCCGCCCAGGAGATCAAGATCCGGTGGTTCGGGACGCCCGCGAAGGGCACATGCGAGCGGAGCTCAACGCCGCGCTGGACGCTATCGCGAGCCTGGACGTCGACCGGATTCTCAGGTTCTTGTTGACGTTGATCACGTCCTGCGTGCGGACCAGCTACTACCAAGTCGCCGAGGAGGGCGTTCCGCTGCGCATCTCATTCAAGTTCCAGCCCAAGCTGATACGTGAGCTGCCGGAGCCCAGGCCGGACCGCGAGATTTGGGTCTATGCGCCAGACGTCGAGGGGGTCCACCTGCGGTTCGGTGCGGTCGCTCGCGGGGGGATCCGCTGGAGCGACCGTCCGGAGGATTTCCGCACCGAGATCCTGGGGCTAGTAAAGGCCCAAGAAGTCAAGAACGCCGTTATCGTGCCGTGCGGAGCCAAGGGCGGCTTCTACGCTAAGGGGCTTCCGGACGCCGCCACCGATAGAGAAGCGTGGCAGGCAGGAGGTCGCGACGCCTACAGAAGGTTCATCTGCGGACTGCTGGATCTGACCGACAACCGCGAGCGCGGAGTGACCATCCCACCTGACAACGTCGTGCGGTACGACGGAGATGATCCGTACCTAGTGGTGGCCGCCGACAAGGGGACCGCGAAGTTCTCCGATCTGGCCAACGAAGTATCCGCGCAGTACGACTTCTGGCTCGGCGACGCGTTCGCGTCGGGAGGATCGGCGGGCTTCGACCACAAGGCCATGGGGATCACCGCCAAGGGCGCCTGGGAGTCAGTCAAGCGCCACTTCCGTGAGATTGGCCTCGATACCTTGTCGAAGGACTTCACATGCGCCGGCATCGGTGACATGAGCGGCGACGTCTTCGGCAACGGAATGCTGCTCAGTGACCACATCAGGCTGGTGGCGGCGTTCGATCACCGCCACGTGTTCTTGGACCCTGACCCCGATCCGCTGACGTCGCTGGCTGAACGCCGGAGGCTTTTCGACCTGCCTCGCTCGTCGTGGGCTGACTACGACAAGTCGTTGCTCTCCGAAGGCGGCGGAGTGTGTTCGCGGTCGGCCAAGTCCGTGAAGGTCGGCCCGGAGGTGCGCGCGGCCCTGGGACTTGCCGATGACGTCACCAAGCTCACGCCGAGTCAGGCCGTCCGCGCGATCCTGAGTGCGAACGTTGATCTGCTCTGGAACGGCGGCATAGGCACCTACGTGAAGTCTTCTCAGGAATCCAATGCGGATGTGGGGGACAAGGCCAATGACCTAGTGCGCATCGACGGGCGGGACCTTCGTTGCCGTGTGATCGGAGAAGGGGGAAACCTGGGGTTGACACAGAGGGGAAGGATCGAGGCCGCCCGGGCAGGAGTTCACCTGAACACCGACGCCGTCGACAACTCCGCTGGTGTGGATACCTCAGACCACGAGGTCAACATCAAGATCCTGTTGGACGGAGTCGTCAGAGATGGCGATCTGACGAACAAGCAACGCGACCATCTGCTCAAGAAGCTGACCGGGGATGTCGCGGAGCGCGTCCTGTTGACCAACTACGAGCAGAACCGCGTCCTTGGCAGTGCTCGCGCCCACGCCAGTGCCATGGTCAATGTGCACGCCCGAATGATGTCGGACCTGGTTGCCAGCGGAGAGCTCGACCGTGAACTGGAGTTCCTGCCAAGTGACGAGGAACTCGCGGAGCGGATGGCGACCGGAAGAGGGCTCTTGTCGCCCGAGCTGAGCGTGCTGCTGGCCTACGCGCGCCTGTCGCTGCGAGCCGCGTTGGCGGACAGTGACATGTCATCAGACTCACGCCTTGGGCTCGCCATTGAGCGCTACTTCCCCCATGAGTTGGTGAAGCGGTTCGGAAGCAAACTCAAGTCCCATCCACTCGCTGCCCAGATCGTGAACGCGCAAATCGTGAACGAAATGGTGAACAGGGGCGGGATCTCGTTCGCCACGCGCCTCGCCGAGGAGACTTCCGCCTCCCCGCTTGAGGTCGTCCGAGGGTTCGCGTTCTCGCGGTCGGTGTTCGACCTGCCGCAGGTCTGGGGCCGTATTCAGGCCCTGGACGACAAGGTCCCGGCGGATATCCAGGACGGAATGTTCTTAGAAGCTCGTCGGCTGCTGGATCGGGGGACGAGGTGGTGGGTGCAGTCAAGGGGATCCAGTGCGGACCTTGATAGCGAGCTGTGCCGCTGCGAATCGCCCATGGCGCGGCTGATCGAGCGGCTGCCCGAACTGTTGCGAGGGGTGGAGAAGGACCGCTTCGATTCGCAGGCGGCGGATCTGGTGGAACGGGGTGTCCCGGAGGACCTGGCGAGGGACGTGGCCGGGCTGCTGGATCGTTTCCCACTGCTGGACGTGATTCAGATCGCGGCCCGCACAGGCGAGACGCCCGATGACGTCGCTACCGTGTACTTCTGCGTCAGCGAGCGTTACGGCATGGATGAGTTCCTGACATGGATTTCGGACTTGCCCCGTGAGGGGCGCTGGCAGGCTCTGGCCCGGCTGGCTTTGCGCAGTGATCTGTACCAGGCCATCGCGGCGGTCACGACGCAGATAGTCCGCGCCACGAGCGGCTCTGAGATGGACCGCCTGGACCAGTGGGAGTCTGAGAACAGGGCGGAGGTAGCTCGCGTTCGCGAGACTCTGGCGGAGATCTCCCAGGTTGATCCGCAGAGCTTGGCTACCTTGTCGGTCGCGCTGCGGGCGGTACGGACTCTGGTCGTCCAGGCCAAGTCCTGACTTGGCGTACGCTGATTCGTTGTGGCGGATAGTGATCAGGTGCAGGTTCTGGCTGACCTGGACTCGACCCTGGCCAGCATCGAAGCGGTCATCGATATTGAGGCGGCGCGAGTCGAGATCGCGCGTCTTGAGCGTCAGGCGGCTGATCCGGGCCTGTGGAGCGACCAGGCCAACGCTCAGCGGGTGACCTCCCGGCTCGCGGCGGTGAAGCAGGATGTGCGGCGGGTCGAGTCCGTTCGCGCCAAGCTGGATGACGCTGCCGTTCTGTTCGAACTCGCCGAGGCGGAGTCGGATTTGGATGCCGGGCACGAGGCGCAGCGGGAGCTCGAAGAAGCGCGCGCGGAGATCGCCGCGCTGGAAGTGCGGACTCTACTGTCGGGCGAGTACGACAAGCGCGGGGCGCTGGTCCACATACATTCCGGAGCCGGGGGAGTGGATGCCGCTGATTGGGCCGCGATGCTGCTGCGGATGTTCACCAGGTATTGCGAGCGGCACGGATGGGCATACGAGGTATACGACATCTCCTACGCCGAGGAGGCTGGGATCAAGTCGGCGACCTTCCAGGTCGACGCGCCTTTCGCGTACGGGACGTTGAGTGTGGAGCAGGGAACTCACCGGCTGGTGCGGATTTCGCCGTTCGACAACCAAGGACGAAGGCAGACGTCATTCGCGCGGGTGGAAGTGCTCCCCGTGACGGATCAGACCGACCACATTGAGATCCCGGACAGCGAGGTCAGGGTGGACGTGTTCCGGTCATCCGGGCCGGGTGGGCAGAGTGTGAACACCACCGATTCGGCGGTGCGCTTGACCCACGTCCCGAGCGGGATCGTCGTGTCATGCCAGAACGAGAAGTCGCAGATCCAGAACCGCGCGGCCGCGATGCGGGTCTTGCAGTCTCGGTTGCTGGAGCTTCAGCGCCAGCAGGAGAAGGCTGCGATGGACGCCCTGAAGGGGGACGCGAGTGGTTCTTGGGGCGACCAGATGCGTTCATACGTGCTCCACCCGTACCAGATGGTCAAGGATCTGCGCACGGGCGCCGAGACGGGCAATACGTCCGCGGTTCTCGATGGCGACCTGGACATGTTCATCGAGGCCGGGATCCGGTGGCGCATCACGGGGCAGCAGGCCTGATCGTAAGAATTGCGAAGGCCCCGGGATGGGGGGAATCCCGGGGCCTTCCACCTGGAGGGTGTTGCACCGTGGGGGTACGGTGCTGGCTCTGTCGGAAGTTGGGGGGATATCCGATGAGCCTTTTCTGTGAGTCCATAATGACGTTTAGCAACGTGACGCGCATCACCCGGTCATAACGATTTGGTAACGAAAGGCTGCGGGTTATCCACAGGGCGCGGTTCGGATCTAGTCCGCGGCCCCCTCAGTGCCCGGACCGGCCGGTGGGTGGCGATGCGCTTCAGACCGCCGAGCCAGACCGCCGAGCCAGACCGCCGCGGATTCAAGTTTGGGAACATTCGCGGGTAATCCTTCCTGGATGCCCGCGCTTGTACATAGACTGCGCGGGCCGGGGGGCCATGTGGGATCGGAAGAAGGCTGCAGATGCGTGAGGCAGGGCGTTGATCCGCTTCGAGAACGTCACCAAGCTGTACAAGTCCCAGCAGACCCCCGCGCTGCGGGGAGTCAGCGTCGACATTGAGAAGGGTGAGTTCGTCTTTCTCGTCGGACCGTCTGGCTCGGGCAAGTCGACGTTTCTGCGATTGTGCTTGAAGGAAGACGATCCGACTTCGGGAACCGTCTGGGTGGCGGGCAAGGATGTGGGCAAGCTTCCTTCCTGGCGCGTTCCACACCTGAGGCGGCAGATCGGCACGGTGTTTCAGGACTTCCGCCTACTCCCCAACAAGACCGTCGAGGAAAATGTCGCCTTCGCCCTGGAGGTCATAGGCAAGCCCCGCACTGCCATCCGTCAGGTGGTGCCGGAAGTTCTCGAACTCGTGGGCTTGGACGGCAAGGAACGCCGCTTCCCGCACGAACTTTCCGGTGGCGAGCAGCAGCGCGTTGCGATCGCGAGGGCTTTCGTCAACCGACCCGCGATTGTTATCGCCGACGAGCCAACCGGGAACCTCGACCCAACGACTTCCATCGGAATCATGAAGCTGCTCGACCGCATCAACCGAACGGGCACCACAGTTGTCATGGCCACGCATGACTCCCAGATCGTGGACCAGGTTCGCAAGCGCGTCATCGAGCTGGAAGACGGCGCGGTTATCCGTGACCAGGCTCGCGGCGTCTACGGGCACACCCACTAGCCAGGAGGATCGCGATGGGATTCCGCTTCGTCATGGGTGAGGTCTGGACTGGGCTTCGCCGGAATCTGACGATGACGATCGCCCTGATCGTCACCATCGGGGTTTCGCTGGCGCTGTTCGGGGCCGGTGTGCTCGTGCGCCAGCAGGTTGGCCAGATGAAGGGATTCTGGTTCGACAAGGTCGAGGTTTCTGTCTTCATGTGCACGAAGAACTCGCAGGAGCCTTCATGTACCGGAGCGGTCACGACCGCTCAGCGCGATCAGATCAAGGCTGACCTCGAAGCCCTGAGTCCGCTGGTTTCGGAGATTTACTACGAGACGTCGCAGGAGGCCTACGACAGGTTCAAGGAGCAGTTCAAGGGATCGCCCATCGTCGATGACGCCACGCCTGATGACCTCGGGGAGTCGTACCGGGTCAAGCTGACCGACCCTGACAGATACGCGGTGATCACCAAAGCGTTCACCGGAAGGCCCGGCGTCGAACGCGTGGATGATCAGAAGCAGGTGCTCGACAAGCTGTTCAGGCTGCTCGACGGCCTCCAGGCGATCTCGCTCGGGATCGCGGCCGCCATGCTGCTGGTGACCGTGCTGCTGGTCGGCAACACGATGAGACTGGCTGCGTTCAGCCGACGGCGAGAGACCGGGATCATGCGCCTGGTCGGGGCGTCTAAGTTCTACATTCAACTTCCCTTCGTATTGGAGTCCGTCATTGCCGCGGCGGTGGGTGCGTTCCTTGCGATTGGGGCGATGGCGGGGGTGAAGCTCCTTCTGGTCGACAGGTTCCTTGAGCCGGAATTCCGGTTCACTCCGTTCGTGGGCTGGGAAACGGTGTGGCAGACGGCGCTGTTGATGCTCGTGCTCGGCGTTGGCCTATCGGCGGTGTCGGCCGTATTCACGTTGCGCAGGTGGCTGCGCGTCTGAGGTTCGGAACAGGGGACGCCACATTACGAAACGGAAATACAGCTGCGGAGTTACCGATCTGGCGCCAATTGGCGATGTAGCGTGGCGGGCGTGACAGCACATACTTCGAGGCGAGCAGGCGCGCGGTCCTCAACGGGCCGGGGTCTTGCCAAGGCCTCGGTCGGGGCTGCGGTGGCTTTCGCCTTGTCGCTGGGGCTCGTGACTGGGCCGGGCGCCCAGGCGGACAACCTCACTGACCGCAAGCGCCGCGTCGAATCGCGCCTTGACGACGCGCAGGACGGTGTGAGCTCGGTCAACAAGAAGATCGCTCGCGCGACGCGCCGTGTCGTGGACGTACAGGCCCAGTTGCCAGCCGCGCAGGCCAACCTGAAGCGGGCACTCGACGCCAAGGCGGCGGCAGAGGCGGCGAACGCCAAGGCAGCTGCGGCCCTAGATCAGGCTACGAAGGAAATGATCGCGGCTGAAGCCAAGCTCGCGAGACTGGAGAAGCGGCTCGAGGAGTTGCGGGCCAGTGTGGGCGACTTCGCCCGGCGCGCCTACCAGATGGGTCCCTTCGCCGAAGTCGAGATGCTGTTGGATGCGGAGGATCCGGCCGAGTTCACAGACCGGCTGGCCGCTATCCAATCTGTGGGGAGATCGAAGAACAACACGCTCGCCCAGATGAGCGCCGATCGCGCCGACATGGCCTACACCGAGCTACGGCTGGAGGCGCTTCGAAAGGCCGCTCAGGACAAGAAGGCTGAGGCCGCGGCCCGGGTCGCCGAGGCTAAGGCCGCTGCGGAAGGGGCGGCTGCCGCCAAGAGCCTCGTCGACGCCCTTGTCAGACAGAAGCAGTCAGCCTTGCGTTCCGTCCGGGCCAAAGGCGCTGCCATCAAGGCCGAGTACCAGCGTCTCGCCGCAGAGCAGGAGCGGATACGCCAGGAGATCGCGGCGGCCGCCGCACGGCTGGAGAACTCCACCGGCATCAAGCCAGGAACCGGAACCGGTTCGGGTGCCTGGTACTTCCCGCTGCCGGGGTACGCCATCGGATCTGACGCCGGCTGGCGGTTCCACCCGATTCTGCATTACATGCGCTGTCACGCGGGGGCTGATATCGGGGCGCCGTCGGGTGTGGCCATTCGCGCTGCGGACAACGGTGTCGTCCTCACAGCGGGCTACAGCGGCGGGTATGGCAACTTCACGGTCATCGCTCATGGTGGGGGCTTGACCAGCGGGTATGCCCATCAGAGCCAGATCAGCGTGGGCGTCGGACAGCGAGTGAAGCGGGGGCAGGTCATCGGATACGTTGGCACGACCGGCCTTTCGACCGGACCACACCTGCACTTTGAGGCCCGGGTAAACGGGCAGCCGTACAGCCCCAAGGGTTGGTTCGGGCAGGGGCCCAAGATCCCAGTCTGCGTTTAACGCCTCGGCGAGGCACACTTGTCGGATGCCACGTGAGACGGGCCGCAAGCTGATAGCGGCCAATCGCAAGGCACGTTACGACTACGCCGTGGATTCCACGTATGAGGCCGGCATCGTGCTAGTGGGCACCGAAGTGAAGTCCCTGCGGGCAGGACGCGCCACGATCGTTGACGGCTACGCCACGATCAGGGATGGCGAAGTGTGGCTCTACGGCGTGCACATCCCTGAGTACACGATGGGTAGCTGGACGAACCACGAGCCGCGTCGGCCGCGCAAGCTGTTGCTGCATGGCCACGAGATCAGCCGGTTGATGGGCAAGACGAAGGAGTCGGGTATGACGTTGATTCCGCTCTCGTTGTACTTCTCCGACGGCCACGCGAAAGTTGAACTCGCCCTCGCGCGAGGGAGGCATCGGTACGACAAGCGTCAGGCGATAGCGGAACGGGAGTCCAAGCGCGAAACCCAGCGCGCGATCGGGCGCAGGATGAAAGGCCGGGAGGCGAACTAGCAATGGCAGGATTCGACGAATTCATAGACGGCTTCTACCCCTACCGCCGGGAGACTCAGTCCTACAAGTCGATCCCCGAGGAACCGCGGCCCAGGGCGGAAGTGCTTGCGGAGATCGCTGGCATGGCGGGTCGCGAGGACGCAATGGGAGACGACGGGCGCGTTTCGGGAAGCCTCTACAGCGGCGACCACGAGCACTACGAGTACTTGGGGGAAGTGTTCACGCTGTTCTCCCACGCCAACGTCCTGCAGCGTGACATGTACCCGTCGGCCACGAAGTTCGAGGCTGAGATCGTTGCGATGGCGCTCGACCTGGTGCATGGCTCGGCGGCTGGTGGCGATGCCTGCGGTGTCGTCACCGGTGGAGGTTCGGAGAGCCTGATCACCGCGCTGTACAGCTACCGGGAGGCTGCTCGCGAACGCGGAGTCACAAAGCCCAATCTGGTCATGCCGAACACGGCTCATGTGGCGTTGGACAAGGGTGCCTACTGGATGGACATCGAGGTGCGGCACTCCCCCGTGGGGGACGATTGCAAGGCCGACGTCGCCGCCATGGCGGACATGGTCGACGACCAGACAATCGCCGTTGTGGGGTCCGCCGGGAACTACCCATATGGCGTGATCGACCCGATCCCCGAGATCGCCGAGTTGGCCGCGAGCAAGGGCATCGGGATGCACGTGGATGGGTGCCTTGGAGGATTCGTGTGGCCATGGGCCGAGGAACTCGGCTACCCAGTGCCGCCGTGGGACTTCCGAGTACCTGGAGTCACGTCGATCTCAGCGGACACGCACAAGTACGGGTATGGGCTGAAAGGCACATCGACTTTGATGTATCGGACGAAAGACCTTCGTCGGCATCAGTACTTCACGCACGCGACCTGGCCCGGAGGGCTGTACCTGTCGCCGGGACTGGCTGGTTCGCGGTCCGGCGGTTTGATCGCCGCGACGTGGGCGGCGATGGTTACGACAGGTCGTACAGGGTACTTGAGCGCGGCGAAGGCGATCCTTGAGACGGCGGCGACGATCCGGGCGGGGGTCGAAGCCACGGACGGCGTAGCGCTGATGGGTGATTCGCTGTTCGTCGCGGCCTTCCGCGCTGACGAGGAGGGGTTGGACATCTACCTTGTCAATGACGCCTTGAAGCGCGACGGTTGGCGGCTGAACTCGCTGCAGTTACCCGCGGCGTTGCACTTCTGCGTGACTAGACCGAACACCAAGCCGGGGGTCGCGCAGGAGTTCGTGGCGAGCCTGGGCCGGGCTGTGGACTACGCCCGCGAGCATGTCGGCACGCCGGCGGAAAGTGGGGCGATGTACGGCTTCGGTGCGACACCGCAAGGCCGTCAGACGATGATGCAGCTGATGTCGGGCGTGCTCGATGCGATGCATGAGGTGGCCCCGGCCGTGGAGGAGTCCTGACATGAACCAGGCCACGTCGTGGATCCTTGGCATCGATCTTGGTAACGGTGGGCCGAAGGTCGCCGCCGTAGCCCCGGACGGCACGATCCTGGGCACCGGCTTCACCGGAGTAAGCGTCCACTTCGGGCTGGATGGCTCGGCGACCCAGGACGCTGAAGAGTGGACCCGGGCTCTGGCTGACGCGGTTGCGCAGGCCCTCGATTCGGCTGGGGTGTCAGGAGATTCGCTGCACGCGATCGGCATTACTGGACAGTGGGGTTCGACGGTGCCAGTTGGAGCTGACGGTGAGCCGGTGGGACCGGTGCTGCTGTGGGCCGACACCCGAGCGAAGCCGCTCATGCGTGACCTCGTGGGCGGACCCTTGTCCGTGTCGGGTTTCGCTCCGCACAAGGTCTTGCCGTGGGTCCGGGTCACAGGGGGTGCTCCCACTCCGAGCGGCGCCGACCCGACCGGTCACTCGCTGCTGCTGCAGAACGAGCTGGCGGACGTGGGGCGCCGCAGTCGTTGGTTGATGGAGCCGGTGGACTACCTGGCCTTCCGGCTGACCGGGCACGCGGCCGCGACGCCCGCGTCGATGATTCTGTCCTGGCTCACCGACAACAGGCCGGGCGCGAAGTTTGGCTACGATCCCGATCTGGTGCGGCGGTCCCGGCGCGACCCCCGTGCGTTGCCGGAGCTACTGCCCACTGGATCAGTGCAGGGCGAGCTCCAGCCGGAGATCGCCGAGCGGCTGGGCCTGCGGTCTGGCGTACCCGTGGTATGCGGGATCCCTGATGTGCACGCGGCCATCGTTGGCAGTGGGACGGTGGACCCGTTCGCTACTCACTTGGCGATTTCGACGACGGCGTGGCTGTCCAGCCGCGTTCCGTTCAAGAAGACTGACGTGTTTCACTCGATCGCGACGGTGCCGGGGCTCGACCCGGAATTGCCCCTGGTGGCGAACAACATCGAGACCGGCGGCGCCGCTCTGGCCTGGCTGCGCGAGCAAGTCATCGCCCCCAACGACGGTCTGATTGGCGGCGGCGCGGGAATTGGGGCTGAAGGTGCCGCTCCTCCGCGCGTTGAGCCCTCGTACGAAGCATTGATGGATCTGGCTGGAACCGCTCCGGCGGGCAGTGAGGGCGTCATCTTCGCGCCGTGGCTGGCTGGCGAACGAAGCCCGATCGAGGACAAGGCGCTGCGGGGCACTTGGCTGAACTTATCGCTGCGAACCAGCAGAGCG harbors:
- a CDS encoding NAD-glutamate dehydrogenase, with amino-acid sequence MVADWDVAEARARDDVMDEALAAADAVHLETVPDLADFLRVYFRGVAVEDLARVDTLDLLGMALSHRRAAERRHPGETIVSVFTPTVEEHGWSNGHTVVEVVTDDMPFLVDSVSAGLSRAQCLIHMVIHPVVTATRDSDGLLLRVEASNGRPVLDQPDAGIESWIHFDIDRESDPKELEQLRAHLLSVLRDVRVAVEDWPDMKMVAETITENLTTRPVPGLDAGLQSENVEFLRWLMREHFTFLGYREYDLVASREGLGIRAHPGTGLGILRDSERGKGAFRLLPEELQRRALGLGPLILTKANSRSTVHRSAYLDYVGVMRYDEAGEVIGEHRFLGLYTAAAYNQSIRRIPVLREKLRQVLANSGFTRESHTGKDLMQFLETYPRDELFQADADELLRTAMAVLRMQERHQTRVFVRRDPYGRFASCLVYLPRDRYTTTVRLRMESILRTAFNAESVDYRTRLSESVLARLHFVARVRPGDTLPDPDVEELQQDLAAAARLWDDEFADAVLEGVGEEESTRLARKFLPAIPEAYKEAFPARTAAADIRHLDTLEEGATELNLYRPYGSPIRQRRLKIYRSGEAVSLSRILPVLRDMGVDVTDERPFRLVDDQGRAFRIYDLGLVFDTDDVPKSDSIKERFEEAFVQTWRGRAEVDGLNALVVAAGLTWREVALVRALTRYARQAPLPFSREYVERVLLGHIDIVRKLVKLFHARFRPGDQDPVVRDAREGHMRAELNAALDAIASLDVDRILRFLLTLITSCVRTSYYQVAEEGVPLRISFKFQPKLIRELPEPRPDREIWVYAPDVEGVHLRFGAVARGGIRWSDRPEDFRTEILGLVKAQEVKNAVIVPCGAKGGFYAKGLPDAATDREAWQAGGRDAYRRFICGLLDLTDNRERGVTIPPDNVVRYDGDDPYLVVAADKGTAKFSDLANEVSAQYDFWLGDAFASGGSAGFDHKAMGITAKGAWESVKRHFREIGLDTLSKDFTCAGIGDMSGDVFGNGMLLSDHIRLVAAFDHRHVFLDPDPDPLTSLAERRRLFDLPRSSWADYDKSLLSEGGGVCSRSAKSVKVGPEVRAALGLADDVTKLTPSQAVRAILSANVDLLWNGGIGTYVKSSQESNADVGDKANDLVRIDGRDLRCRVIGEGGNLGLTQRGRIEAARAGVHLNTDAVDNSAGVDTSDHEVNIKILLDGVVRDGDLTNKQRDHLLKKLTGDVAERVLLTNYEQNRVLGSARAHASAMVNVHARMMSDLVASGELDRELEFLPSDEELAERMATGRGLLSPELSVLLAYARLSLRAALADSDMSSDSRLGLAIERYFPHELVKRFGSKLKSHPLAAQIVNAQIVNEMVNRGGISFATRLAEETSASPLEVVRGFAFSRSVFDLPQVWGRIQALDDKVPADIQDGMFLEARRLLDRGTRWWVQSRGSSADLDSELCRCESPMARLIERLPELLRGVEKDRFDSQAADLVERGVPEDLARDVAGLLDRFPLLDVIQIAARTGETPDDVATVYFCVSERYGMDEFLTWISDLPREGRWQALARLALRSDLYQAIAAVTTQIVRATSGSEMDRLDQWESENRAEVARVRETLAEISQVDPQSLATLSVALRAVRTLVVQAKS
- the prfB gene encoding peptide chain release factor 2, whose product is MADSDQVQVLADLDSTLASIEAVIDIEAARVEIARLERQAADPGLWSDQANAQRVTSRLAAVKQDVRRVESVRAKLDDAAVLFELAEAESDLDAGHEAQRELEEARAEIAALEVRTLLSGEYDKRGALVHIHSGAGGVDAADWAAMLLRMFTRYCERHGWAYEVYDISYAEEAGIKSATFQVDAPFAYGTLSVEQGTHRLVRISPFDNQGRRQTSFARVEVLPVTDQTDHIEIPDSEVRVDVFRSSGPGGQSVNTTDSAVRLTHVPSGIVVSCQNEKSQIQNRAAAMRVLQSRLLELQRQQEKAAMDALKGDASGSWGDQMRSYVLHPYQMVKDLRTGAETGNTSAVLDGDLDMFIEAGIRWRITGQQA
- the ftsE gene encoding cell division ATP-binding protein FtsE, whose translation is MIRFENVTKLYKSQQTPALRGVSVDIEKGEFVFLVGPSGSGKSTFLRLCLKEDDPTSGTVWVAGKDVGKLPSWRVPHLRRQIGTVFQDFRLLPNKTVEENVAFALEVIGKPRTAIRQVVPEVLELVGLDGKERRFPHELSGGEQQRVAIARAFVNRPAIVIADEPTGNLDPTTSIGIMKLLDRINRTGTTVVMATHDSQIVDQVRKRVIELEDGAVIRDQARGVYGHTH
- the ftsX gene encoding permease-like cell division protein FtsX, translated to MGFRFVMGEVWTGLRRNLTMTIALIVTIGVSLALFGAGVLVRQQVGQMKGFWFDKVEVSVFMCTKNSQEPSCTGAVTTAQRDQIKADLEALSPLVSEIYYETSQEAYDRFKEQFKGSPIVDDATPDDLGESYRVKLTDPDRYAVITKAFTGRPGVERVDDQKQVLDKLFRLLDGLQAISLGIAAAMLLVTVLLVGNTMRLAAFSRRRETGIMRLVGASKFYIQLPFVLESVIAAAVGAFLAIGAMAGVKLLLVDRFLEPEFRFTPFVGWETVWQTALLMLVLGVGLSAVSAVFTLRRWLRV
- a CDS encoding peptidoglycan DD-metalloendopeptidase family protein, whose translation is MTAHTSRRAGARSSTGRGLAKASVGAAVAFALSLGLVTGPGAQADNLTDRKRRVESRLDDAQDGVSSVNKKIARATRRVVDVQAQLPAAQANLKRALDAKAAAEAANAKAAAALDQATKEMIAAEAKLARLEKRLEELRASVGDFARRAYQMGPFAEVEMLLDAEDPAEFTDRLAAIQSVGRSKNNTLAQMSADRADMAYTELRLEALRKAAQDKKAEAAARVAEAKAAAEGAAAAKSLVDALVRQKQSALRSVRAKGAAIKAEYQRLAAEQERIRQEIAAAAARLENSTGIKPGTGTGSGAWYFPLPGYAIGSDAGWRFHPILHYMRCHAGADIGAPSGVAIRAADNGVVLTAGYSGGYGNFTVIAHGGGLTSGYAHQSQISVGVGQRVKRGQVIGYVGTTGLSTGPHLHFEARVNGQPYSPKGWFGQGPKIPVCV
- the smpB gene encoding SsrA-binding protein SmpB; the encoded protein is MPRETGRKLIAANRKARYDYAVDSTYEAGIVLVGTEVKSLRAGRATIVDGYATIRDGEVWLYGVHIPEYTMGSWTNHEPRRPRKLLLHGHEISRLMGKTKESGMTLIPLSLYFSDGHAKVELALARGRHRYDKRQAIAERESKRETQRAIGRRMKGREAN